The following proteins are encoded in a genomic region of Amia ocellicauda isolate fAmiCal2 chromosome 6, fAmiCal2.hap1, whole genome shotgun sequence:
- the LOC136751747 gene encoding skin secretory protein xP2-like, translating to MLVKEVPIPVPNPAAAAEPEVPISVPNPAAAAEPEVPALAASAAELKVPNPAAATAEPEVPIPVPNPAAAAEHEIPVPNPAAAAAEPEVPIPVPAAAAEPEVPIPVPNPGAAAEPEVPIPIPAAAQPKCPAVDAFAAAAQPKYRAVAAFTAAAAQPEQSPALPSTVLMPVSTASMPPDASTRGYYFSASCGSLGAAFRGSAS from the exons aggtcccgatcccggtcccgaacccggccgccgccgccgagcCAGAGGTCCCGATCTCGGTCCCGaacccggccgccgccgccgagcCAGAGGTCCCGGCCTTGGCCGCGTCCGCAGCCGAACTAAAAGTCCCGAACCCGGCCGCCGCCACCGCCGAGCCAGAAGTCCCGATCCCGGTCCCGAACCCGGCCGCAGCCGCCGAGCATGAGATCCCGGTCCCGaacccggccgccgccgccgccgagccagaggtcccgatcccggtcccggccgccgccgccgagcCAGAGGTCCCAATCCCGGTCCCGAACCCGGGCGCCGCCGCCGagccagaggtcccgatcccg ATCCCGGCCGCCGCCCAGCCCAAGTGCCCAGCGGTCGACGCCTTCGCTGCTGCCGCCCAGCCCAAGTACCGAGCCGTCGCCGCCTTCACCGCCGCTGCCGCCCAGCCCGAGCAGTCACCAGCTCTGCCCTCGACGGTCCTGATGCCTGTGTCTACGGCTTCCATGCCTCCAGATGCTTCCACCCGAGGCTATTACTTCTCCGCCTCCTGTGGTTCCCTCGGTGCCGCCTTCCGTGGCTCTGCCTCCTGA